Proteins from one Chitinophaga oryzae genomic window:
- a CDS encoding response regulator transcription factor — protein MVDQAVAGKILVVDDELDILEIISYNLKTAGYETVTAKDGSEAIQKAKIFRPDLIMLDIMMPNKNGIDTCRELRKIPDFKDTMVLFLTALNDEKSEIDGLNMGADDYIAKPIKPKLLVSRINALFRRLHKAEETTVQLGDLIIDREKFTVTYKGQEIILAKKEFELLQLLASKPGRVFLRNEILNQVWGTEVIVGDRTIDVHIRKIRQKIGIDLITTVKGVGYKFEM, from the coding sequence ATGGTAGACCAAGCGGTTGCAGGAAAAATACTGGTAGTAGATGACGAGTTGGACATACTGGAAATTATCAGCTACAATCTCAAGACGGCCGGTTACGAAACGGTAACAGCCAAGGACGGCAGCGAGGCTATTCAGAAAGCGAAGATATTCCGGCCGGACCTCATTATGCTGGACATCATGATGCCCAACAAGAACGGCATCGACACCTGTCGCGAACTAAGAAAAATCCCTGACTTCAAAGATACCATGGTGCTGTTCCTCACAGCCCTGAACGATGAAAAATCTGAAATTGACGGTTTGAACATGGGCGCAGACGATTACATCGCCAAGCCGATCAAACCCAAATTACTGGTAAGCCGTATCAATGCATTGTTCCGCCGTCTGCACAAAGCAGAAGAAACAACGGTACAGCTGGGAGACCTCATCATTGACCGGGAGAAATTCACGGTTACCTATAAAGGCCAGGAAATCATTCTTGCTAAAAAGGAATTTGAACTGCTGCAGTTGCTCGCCTCCAAACCGGGCCGTGTATTCCTGCGCAATGAAATTCTGAACCAGGTATGGGGCACGGAAGTAATCGTGGGCGACCGTACCATCGATGTGCATATCCGTAAGATCCGGCAGAAAATCGGTATCGACCTGATCACCACCGTGAAAGGAGTAGGATATAAATTTGAAATGTAA
- a CDS encoding sensor histidine kinase has protein sequence MFKAKNLSPQKLAGFTALILSAVIALGMLLVDGNWQIMLGAFVLTFLVSYYLYLYTLQNFIYRKIKLIYKFIYQTKASKREEFFQKNILPLKTIEEVSEDVEKWASQKKEELENLRRNEAFRKEFLLNLSHELKTPIFAVQGYIHTLLDGALEDPAVNKMFLKNATKNIDRLCRLIDDLDEISKLESGEMTINAEIFVIQDLVKDVFDTLSLKANTKGIKFSIKKGCEAPIPVVADKEKIRQVLINLVDNSIKYGKPDGHTVASIYNMDGKRVLVEISDDGIGMAEEHLPRVFERFYRTDRARSRDIGGTGLGLAIVKHIVEAHDQSITVRSKPEIGSTFGFTMEAGKESML, from the coding sequence ATGTTTAAAGCTAAAAACCTGTCCCCGCAAAAACTGGCGGGATTCACCGCCCTTATTCTGTCCGCTGTTATAGCGCTGGGCATGCTGTTGGTGGATGGTAACTGGCAGATAATGCTGGGAGCCTTCGTTCTCACCTTCCTGGTGTCTTACTATCTCTATCTGTATACCCTGCAGAACTTTATCTACCGGAAAATAAAACTCATTTACAAGTTTATCTACCAGACAAAAGCTTCTAAAAGAGAAGAATTTTTCCAGAAAAATATCCTGCCATTGAAAACCATCGAGGAGGTAAGCGAAGACGTGGAAAAGTGGGCCAGCCAGAAAAAAGAAGAACTGGAGAACCTGCGCCGCAACGAAGCTTTCCGAAAAGAATTCCTGCTCAACCTCTCCCATGAGCTGAAGACGCCCATCTTCGCGGTACAGGGCTACATCCACACCCTGCTGGACGGCGCACTGGAAGACCCTGCGGTCAACAAGATGTTCCTGAAAAACGCGACCAAAAATATCGACCGGCTATGCCGTCTGATCGATGACCTCGACGAGATCTCCAAACTGGAAAGCGGGGAAATGACCATCAACGCAGAAATTTTTGTCATCCAGGACCTGGTGAAAGATGTGTTCGACACGCTCTCCCTGAAAGCCAATACCAAAGGCATCAAATTCAGTATCAAAAAGGGTTGCGAAGCTCCCATCCCCGTGGTGGCCGACAAAGAAAAAATCCGCCAGGTGCTGATCAACCTGGTAGACAACTCCATCAAATACGGTAAACCCGACGGCCATACAGTGGCCAGCATCTACAACATGGATGGCAAACGGGTACTGGTGGAAATATCAGACGACGGCATCGGTATGGCGGAAGAACATCTCCCGCGCGTGTTTGAACGTTTCTACCGCACCGACCGCGCCCGCAGCCGCGATATCGGCGGCACCGGCCTCGGCCTCGCCATCGTGAAACACATCGTGGAAGCGCACGACCAGTCCATCACCGTCCGCAGCAAACCGGAAATAGGCAGCACGTTCGGCTTTACGATGGAAGCCGGTAAAGAATCCATGCTATAA
- a CDS encoding porin, producing the protein MQLFRPLLLMAVLLASFISVKAQFLMDMIDTTTELGKGMISMYHKYDALRFSGYIQPQFQLAQDKGIDSYAAGDFPAAVNNRFSLRRGRIRVDYERYNHDDMPVVQFAFQFDGTERGVAIRDFYGRVFDTKFNLFSLAGGMFARPFGYEVNLSSADRETPERGRMSQILMRTERDLGAMVSFDPRRKGHPLRYLKIDVGLFNGQGLTASSDFDSHKDLIARVAWKPYRFKGNNWVLSGGVSVLYGGMQQFTPSVYRMGTVNGQKVFALDSNALNVGKIAPRHYYGADVQLRIPNGPKRGYTQFRAEYIRGSQTATAATTETPGVIPVDAQGNKLPLYIRRFDGAYLYFIQHLGSEKHQAVVKYDWYDPNNEVSGKEIGAPGANLTGADVRYNTLGLGYLYYANEHLKFMVYYDWVENESTSLSGYTTDIRDNVLTCRMQYRF; encoded by the coding sequence ATGCAACTGTTCAGACCTCTCCTGCTGATGGCAGTACTGTTGGCGTCCTTTATAAGTGTAAAGGCACAGTTTCTCATGGATATGATCGATACCACCACAGAGCTGGGAAAAGGGATGATTTCCATGTACCACAAGTACGATGCCCTGCGTTTCAGCGGATATATCCAGCCACAGTTCCAGCTGGCGCAGGACAAAGGGATCGACAGTTACGCTGCCGGCGATTTCCCGGCTGCCGTCAATAACCGTTTCAGCCTGCGCCGTGGCCGTATCCGCGTGGATTACGAACGCTATAACCACGACGATATGCCGGTGGTGCAGTTCGCCTTTCAGTTTGACGGGACGGAGCGGGGCGTGGCGATACGTGATTTCTACGGAAGGGTATTTGATACGAAGTTCAACCTGTTTTCACTGGCAGGCGGTATGTTTGCACGGCCTTTCGGTTACGAGGTGAACCTGTCTTCGGCCGACCGTGAAACACCGGAGCGCGGACGTATGTCGCAGATACTGATGCGCACGGAGCGCGACCTGGGCGCCATGGTTTCTTTTGATCCCCGCCGCAAAGGCCATCCCCTGCGCTACCTGAAAATAGATGTAGGCCTGTTCAATGGCCAGGGCCTTACCGCCAGCAGCGATTTTGACAGCCATAAAGACCTGATTGCCCGTGTGGCCTGGAAGCCTTACCGTTTCAAAGGCAACAATTGGGTACTGTCAGGTGGCGTTTCTGTTTTATACGGCGGTATGCAGCAGTTTACCCCCTCGGTTTACCGGATGGGCACTGTCAACGGACAGAAGGTATTTGCGCTGGACTCCAACGCGCTGAACGTGGGTAAGATAGCGCCCCGCCACTACTACGGCGCCGATGTGCAGCTGAGAATACCCAACGGGCCTAAGAGAGGTTATACGCAGTTCAGGGCGGAATATATCCGTGGCTCACAGACCGCCACCGCCGCCACAACCGAAACGCCTGGCGTGATCCCGGTAGATGCGCAGGGCAATAAGCTGCCGTTGTATATCCGGCGGTTTGACGGCGCCTACCTGTATTTTATTCAGCACCTGGGCAGTGAAAAACACCAGGCGGTTGTAAAATATGACTGGTATGACCCAAATAATGAAGTGAGCGGGAAAGAAATTGGCGCTCCCGGCGCTAACCTGACCGGCGCGGACGTACGTTACAATACGCTGGGGCTGGGATACCTGTATTACGCCAACGAACACCTGAAATTCATGGTGTATTATGACTGGGTAGAGAACGAAAGCACCAGCCTTTCCGGCTATACCACCGATATCAGGGACAATGTGCTTACCTGCCGGATGCAGTACCGGTTCTGA
- a CDS encoding helix-turn-helix transcriptional regulator, with protein MKTTTREHWAWKVQLAIAYAHNNSLIEVKLQTVADMLAVSKDIFSHKFSSLMGEPYARYVKRTRLEAGVGYLRHSNFSIADIGELCRYTSESFAKAIRGWFNTSPSELRNRDYMPAELYTLEQTRIATASRQDFPEYFNMDNTVDTRLPDCTLYYNILPSGNDPVKGMVASMARYSRQLRDLTTELAMDGPRIITGTLDVVPVTTYDRMMMYVGLLLPNTPANDMAHYQIIRRYQEAYRLADRQIAEGHYKKLKVPLSFAEAGLPMYKFINANCRMGNFYMRTNHFFISLPEPSVSEIYIPWQKTI; from the coding sequence ATGAAAACGACCACCAGGGAGCACTGGGCATGGAAAGTTCAATTGGCCATTGCCTATGCCCACAACAATTCCCTCATCGAAGTCAAACTGCAGACGGTGGCAGATATGCTGGCCGTGTCCAAAGACATTTTTTCGCATAAATTTTCCTCGCTGATGGGGGAGCCATATGCCAGGTACGTGAAACGTACGCGGCTGGAGGCCGGCGTAGGATATCTCCGTCACAGCAATTTTTCCATTGCTGATATTGGTGAATTGTGCCGCTATACCAGCGAATCGTTCGCCAAAGCCATCAGAGGCTGGTTTAACACCAGCCCCTCCGAACTTCGCAACCGGGATTATATGCCGGCCGAACTGTACACCCTGGAGCAAACACGGATCGCTACCGCTTCCCGGCAGGACTTCCCGGAGTATTTCAATATGGACAATACCGTGGACACCCGGCTGCCGGATTGTACGCTGTATTACAACATTCTCCCCAGTGGCAACGATCCGGTGAAAGGCATGGTGGCTTCCATGGCACGCTATTCCCGGCAGCTCCGCGACCTCACTACAGAACTGGCGATGGACGGCCCCCGCATCATCACCGGTACGCTCGACGTAGTACCCGTTACCACCTACGACCGTATGATGATGTACGTAGGCCTGCTGCTGCCCAACACGCCTGCCAACGACATGGCCCATTATCAGATCATCCGCCGCTACCAGGAAGCCTACCGTCTGGCAGACAGGCAAATAGCGGAAGGACATTATAAAAAACTGAAAGTCCCGCTCAGTTTTGCTGAAGCGGGACTTCCCATGTATAAATTCATTAACGCCAATTGCCGCATGGGCAATTTTTATATGCGCACCAACCACTTTTTTATTTCCCTGCCCGAACCAAGCGTGTCTGAGATTTATATCCCCTGGCAGAAGACCATTTAG
- a CDS encoding MBOAT family O-acyltransferase codes for MIDVNKLLAQLLYNPSDPVLFNSAFFFYFFAVFLLCYLAVSRSQQGRVWVYTIFSLYFFYKACGFYVGLVVLSAIVDFNLSRWIYNTTSHQVKKSLLIFSIILNIGLLFYFKYTDFFIGIINDVTNGHITPLHLLLPIGISFYTFENLSYTIDVYRGEIKPVNRFMDYLFFLSFFPKLMMGPIVRAADFIPQIHQPYRLNGEDIGKGMALIVGGLFKKIVISDFIYQNFVQYIFDDPSKHTGLECLLGVYGYALVIYCDFSGYSDMAIGIARWTGFKIPANFDSPYQSSSITEFWRRWHISLSSWLRDYLYIPLGGNRKGKVRQYINLALTMLIGGFWHGASWNFIFWGGLHGAALAIDKVRIDSQKKRKTEMSGFGAGLMKVGGVLLTFHFVCFCWIFFKAATFHDAWSLIHQIVYDFQPGILMELYNGYTAVFWVMILGFVLHFLPAKAELKMAGVLGRMPLAGSIAIMVIFIWLLVQVKSTQPMIPIYFQF; via the coding sequence ATGATCGACGTTAATAAGCTGCTGGCCCAGCTGCTGTACAATCCATCAGACCCGGTACTGTTTAACAGTGCCTTCTTCTTCTATTTTTTTGCTGTCTTCCTGTTGTGCTACCTCGCCGTCAGCCGCAGTCAGCAGGGCAGGGTGTGGGTATACACCATCTTCTCCCTTTACTTTTTTTACAAAGCCTGCGGTTTTTATGTAGGTCTTGTGGTGCTCTCGGCCATCGTCGACTTTAACCTGTCGCGCTGGATATATAACACCACCAGTCACCAGGTCAAAAAATCACTGTTGATTTTTAGTATTATCCTGAACATCGGGCTGCTCTTCTATTTCAAGTACACGGATTTCTTTATCGGCATCATCAACGATGTGACCAACGGCCACATCACCCCGTTGCACCTGCTGCTGCCGATCGGTATTTCGTTCTATACCTTCGAGAACCTCAGTTACACGATTGACGTATACCGCGGAGAAATCAAGCCGGTGAACCGCTTCATGGATTACCTGTTCTTCCTGTCTTTCTTCCCGAAACTGATGATGGGCCCCATCGTGCGGGCGGCGGATTTCATCCCGCAGATCCATCAGCCCTACCGGTTGAACGGGGAAGACATCGGCAAAGGCATGGCCCTGATCGTGGGCGGCCTGTTTAAAAAGATCGTGATATCCGACTTTATCTACCAGAACTTCGTACAGTATATTTTTGACGATCCCAGCAAGCACACCGGGCTGGAATGCCTGTTGGGCGTGTATGGCTACGCGTTAGTGATCTATTGCGACTTCTCGGGTTATTCGGATATGGCCATCGGTATTGCCAGGTGGACCGGTTTTAAAATCCCGGCGAACTTCGACTCTCCTTACCAGAGCTCCTCTATTACAGAATTCTGGCGCCGCTGGCACATTTCCCTGTCCAGCTGGCTGCGCGACTATCTGTACATCCCTTTGGGCGGTAACCGTAAAGGCAAGGTCCGCCAGTATATCAACCTGGCGCTTACGATGCTGATCGGTGGCTTCTGGCATGGCGCCAGCTGGAACTTTATCTTTTGGGGCGGCCTGCATGGCGCGGCCCTGGCGATAGACAAAGTGCGGATTGACAGCCAGAAAAAACGAAAAACGGAGATGAGCGGCTTTGGCGCCGGTCTGATGAAGGTGGGCGGTGTCCTGCTTACTTTCCACTTCGTATGTTTCTGCTGGATATTCTTTAAAGCCGCCACTTTCCATGATGCATGGTCACTCATCCACCAGATCGTGTATGACTTCCAGCCGGGCATCCTTATGGAGCTGTATAATGGCTATACCGCTGTGTTCTGGGTGATGATACTGGGCTTTGTGCTGCACTTCCTGCCGGCAAAAGCGGAATTGAAAATGGCTGGTGTACTGGGCCGTATGCCATTAGCCGGAAGCATCGCCATCATGGTGATCTTTATCTGGCTGCTGGTGCAGGTGAAGAGCACCCAGCCGATGATCCCGATCTATTTTCAATTTTAA
- a CDS encoding GDSL-type esterase/lipase family protein, which produces MAAVVILLLATFTAYAQPQANVIQQDTALYRAFESLYHADSNVVSILHLGDSHVQAGFFPLATASMLQEQFGYAGRGYVFPYNVAGTNGPEDYRWNSTARWTMERVIDRYKPPVLGPGAIAIQTQVQAPALSFAGKQDGGMDNNFRKVQLFYDAATDNNTIFSPDAADINVTGMPFPGTPTIKMATLDFLQTSQTFQVRWENTGNLPFRFYGAVLQNGRNGVLYHSIGINGAMYQQYNDLNSILLAQMAVFKPRLVIISLGTNEAYGRFDPLAFRDEIDKTVQLVREQAPQASILLTTPPDCMRAVKKAVRKKISKKKYRTYYTTSYYPNPYIAMATQQITGYARQHGIACWNFNAVNKAENSRFAGGWAPDHIHFNTKGYQLQGQLLYEALQQSYNQYLQVKKKNQVNSDDRR; this is translated from the coding sequence ATGGCAGCAGTAGTAATACTGTTGCTTGCCACATTTACCGCCTATGCGCAGCCGCAGGCTAACGTGATCCAGCAGGACACCGCCCTGTACCGCGCATTTGAATCCCTGTATCACGCAGACAGTAATGTGGTTTCCATACTTCATCTCGGAGACTCCCACGTACAGGCAGGCTTTTTCCCGCTCGCTACCGCCTCCATGCTGCAGGAGCAGTTTGGCTACGCCGGCAGGGGATATGTTTTCCCGTACAACGTGGCCGGTACCAACGGCCCCGAAGACTACCGCTGGAACAGCACTGCCCGCTGGACCATGGAAAGGGTCATCGACCGCTACAAGCCACCCGTACTCGGCCCCGGCGCCATCGCCATCCAGACACAGGTGCAGGCGCCGGCCCTCTCTTTTGCAGGTAAACAGGACGGCGGCATGGACAATAACTTCCGGAAAGTGCAACTGTTCTACGACGCAGCCACCGACAACAATACCATCTTCAGTCCCGACGCTGCAGACATCAACGTAACAGGCATGCCGTTTCCCGGGACGCCCACCATCAAAATGGCCACCCTGGATTTCCTGCAGACATCCCAAACCTTCCAGGTACGCTGGGAAAATACCGGTAACCTGCCCTTCCGTTTCTATGGCGCTGTGCTGCAAAATGGCCGTAATGGCGTACTGTATCACAGTATCGGTATCAATGGCGCCATGTATCAGCAATACAACGACCTTAACAGCATCCTGCTGGCGCAGATGGCCGTGTTTAAACCCCGGCTGGTCATCATCTCCCTGGGTACCAACGAAGCCTATGGCCGCTTTGATCCGCTGGCCTTCCGCGATGAAATCGATAAAACAGTGCAACTGGTACGGGAACAGGCGCCCCAGGCCAGCATCCTGCTGACTACGCCGCCAGACTGTATGCGGGCCGTGAAAAAAGCTGTCAGGAAAAAAATAAGCAAGAAAAAATACAGGACCTACTATACCACTTCGTATTATCCCAATCCTTACATTGCCATGGCAACGCAACAGATTACAGGATATGCCAGACAACACGGTATCGCCTGCTGGAATTTCAACGCAGTAAACAAAGCGGAAAACAGCCGCTTTGCAGGCGGCTGGGCCCCGGACCACATTCACTTTAATACAAAAGGATACCAGTTACAGGGACAGCTGTTGTATGAAGCACTGCAGCAGTCCTACAATCAATATTTACAGGTAAAAAAGAAAAACCAAGTCAATTCGGATGATCGACGTTAA
- a CDS encoding glucosaminidase domain-containing protein, translating into MRKVTTYIKRSVWVCAVLLLLMLSNVGYAQQSTGNYLKKFKPVSVELMQETGIPASVILGVAMLESGTGTSRNAKLLNNHFGIVGKNNLAQTAPGKKSRYKQYASAVASYEHFVEVLARKKWFSQLKGNPEFAVWLKHMNHSGYSSAGHEWIRRVTAIINRYKLYKLDEGMDSDSLARSSSWLSVGMPPTTDDQ; encoded by the coding sequence ATGAGAAAGGTAACAACCTACATCAAACGGTCAGTATGGGTATGTGCGGTGCTTTTATTGCTGATGCTCAGCAATGTTGGGTATGCTCAACAGTCCACGGGTAATTATCTGAAGAAATTTAAACCGGTATCTGTAGAACTCATGCAGGAAACCGGCATTCCGGCCAGTGTTATCCTCGGGGTAGCCATGCTGGAATCCGGCACAGGTACCAGCAGGAATGCCAAATTGCTCAACAACCACTTTGGTATTGTCGGCAAAAACAATCTTGCACAAACCGCCCCCGGCAAAAAATCCCGGTATAAGCAATACGCTTCTGCCGTCGCTTCCTACGAACATTTCGTGGAAGTACTCGCCAGAAAAAAATGGTTCAGCCAACTGAAAGGTAACCCCGAATTCGCGGTATGGCTCAAACATATGAATCACAGCGGCTATTCCTCTGCTGGCCACGAATGGATCAGAAGAGTGACTGCCATTATTAACCGTTACAAATTATATAAACTGGACGAAGGAATGGATAGCGATAGCCTGGCACGGAGCTCTTCCTGGTTAAGCGTAGGCATGCCGCCAACTACCGACGACCAGTGA
- the aspS gene encoding aspartate--tRNA ligase — MYRTHTCGELRMEQIGQEVTLAGWIQTVRKFGSINFFDLRDRYGITQLLFNESLNDKLDAQPLGREFVVQVTGVVTERTSKNKNIPTGDIEITVSDYKILNAAKTPPFTITDDTDGGDELRMKYRYLDLRRNAVKQNLELRYAVGRAARNYLHTRNFIDIETPFLINSTPEGARDFVVPSRMNPNQFYGLPQSPQTFKQLLMVSGYDRYYQIVKCFRDEDLRADRQPEFTQIDCEMSFVEQEDVLNVFEGMMKYIFKEIKGIEFEGDFPRMTWDDAMEYYGNDKPDIRFDMKLVNLNDTVKQKGFKVFDDAELVVAIAATGCSEYTRKQLDELTEWVKRPQIGMSGLIYVKYNTDGTLKSSVDKFFDEQQLQLWAQKCQAKPGDLILVLAGREERTRKAMSELRLEMGERLGFRNKNEYKPLWVIDFPLFEYAEEENRWVARHHPFTAPKPEQIALMDDMSQYANIKANAYDIVLNGTEIGGGSIRIFQRDLQQKMFAALGMSPEEAERKFGFLLGAFEYGAPPHGGIAFGFDRLCSLLGGSESIRDFIAFPKNNHGRDVMMDAPAEISQAQLDELKISLVK, encoded by the coding sequence ATGTACAGGACGCACACTTGCGGGGAGTTAAGAATGGAGCAGATAGGCCAGGAGGTGACGCTGGCCGGATGGATACAGACAGTCAGAAAATTTGGCAGCATCAACTTTTTTGATCTGCGGGACCGCTATGGTATCACTCAGCTGTTGTTCAACGAGAGCCTCAATGACAAACTGGATGCACAGCCGCTGGGCCGTGAGTTCGTGGTGCAGGTGACCGGGGTGGTGACAGAGCGTACCAGTAAAAATAAAAATATCCCCACCGGCGACATCGAAATCACGGTGAGCGACTATAAAATCCTGAATGCGGCTAAAACACCGCCTTTCACCATCACCGACGATACCGACGGGGGCGATGAACTGCGCATGAAATACCGCTATCTCGATCTCCGCCGTAACGCGGTAAAACAAAACCTGGAACTGCGGTATGCAGTAGGCCGCGCTGCGCGTAACTACCTGCATACGAGGAATTTCATCGATATCGAAACACCGTTCCTGATCAACTCCACGCCGGAAGGCGCCCGCGACTTCGTGGTGCCCAGCCGTATGAACCCTAACCAGTTCTACGGTTTGCCGCAGTCACCGCAGACTTTTAAACAATTGTTGATGGTGAGTGGTTATGATCGGTACTACCAGATCGTAAAATGTTTCCGCGATGAAGACCTCCGGGCCGACCGCCAGCCGGAGTTTACCCAGATCGACTGTGAAATGAGCTTTGTAGAACAGGAAGATGTACTGAATGTTTTTGAAGGTATGATGAAATATATCTTCAAAGAAATCAAAGGCATTGAGTTCGAAGGCGATTTCCCGCGTATGACATGGGATGATGCCATGGAATATTATGGCAATGATAAACCGGATATCCGCTTCGATATGAAGCTGGTCAATCTCAACGATACCGTAAAACAGAAAGGCTTTAAAGTATTCGACGACGCAGAACTCGTGGTGGCTATCGCCGCTACAGGCTGCTCCGAATATACCCGTAAACAGCTCGATGAACTGACAGAATGGGTGAAAAGACCACAAATCGGTATGAGCGGCCTCATCTATGTTAAATACAACACAGATGGGACACTGAAGAGCTCGGTTGATAAGTTTTTTGACGAACAGCAATTGCAGCTGTGGGCGCAAAAATGTCAGGCGAAACCCGGAGATCTCATCCTGGTGCTGGCCGGCAGGGAAGAGCGTACCCGCAAGGCCATGAGCGAGCTGCGCCTGGAAATGGGCGAACGCCTTGGTTTCCGCAATAAAAACGAATATAAACCGTTGTGGGTGATAGACTTCCCGCTGTTTGAATACGCCGAAGAAGAAAATCGCTGGGTGGCCCGTCACCATCCGTTCACCGCACCGAAACCGGAACAGATCGCTCTTATGGACGATATGTCACAGTACGCTAACATTAAGGCTAACGCATACGATATCGTATTGAACGGCACTGAAATAGGAGGAGGCTCTATTCGTATTTTCCAGCGCGATCTGCAGCAGAAAATGTTCGCAGCGCTGGGAATGTCACCTGAAGAAGCAGAACGCAAATTTGGCTTCCTGCTGGGAGCTTTTGAATATGGCGCACCGCCGCACGGCGGTATCGCCTTCGGATTTGATCGCTTGTGCTCGCTTTTAGGCGGTAGTGAGAGTATCCGCGACTTTATCGCTTTCCCGAAAAACAATCACGGACGCGATGTCATGATGGACGCTCCGGCCGAGATCAGTCAAGCCCAGCTTGATGAATTAAAGATCAGCCTGGTAAAATAG
- a CDS encoding NAD(P)/FAD-dependent oxidoreductase: MTSVDYIIVGQGIAGTMLSWSLWQAGKKVLVVDDAKSNSASRVAAGVINPVSGRRFEPAWMYDTIYPFARDAYRRLSELLQIQVLTERRLWNVFPSQQMQEAFMKKAAGGPYTLQPERMEYEEVLDQPFGAAIIKGATVNLRVLLPAWRQFLANMGALREAHLNLGELEMTATGVRYGDVTAQKIIFCDGVATTQNPWFDKLTFLPNKGEVLWVRVPGLHTEDIIKKSITLVPYGPELFWAGSSFVWDYDDDLPTGKQREVLEKGLQQLLKVPYSVEYQLAAVRPSGNDRRPMMGLHPERPAVGIFNGLGTKGCSLAPFMAAHFTEVLAGNALLMPEVDINRYFNISGG, translated from the coding sequence ATGACAAGCGTAGATTACATCATAGTAGGACAGGGGATTGCCGGTACCATGCTGAGCTGGTCGTTGTGGCAGGCGGGTAAAAAGGTGCTGGTGGTAGACGATGCAAAATCCAACAGTGCGTCGCGGGTGGCGGCGGGCGTTATTAACCCGGTTTCCGGGCGCAGGTTTGAACCGGCGTGGATGTACGATACCATCTACCCGTTTGCCCGGGATGCTTACCGCAGGTTGTCCGAACTGCTGCAGATACAGGTGCTCACGGAGCGCCGGTTGTGGAATGTGTTCCCTTCGCAGCAAATGCAGGAAGCTTTTATGAAGAAAGCCGCCGGCGGTCCGTATACCTTGCAGCCGGAGCGGATGGAATATGAGGAGGTCCTGGACCAGCCTTTCGGCGCAGCCATTATAAAAGGGGCTACTGTCAACCTGCGGGTGTTGCTGCCCGCCTGGCGGCAGTTCCTGGCCAATATGGGGGCGTTGCGGGAGGCGCATCTGAACCTGGGCGAGCTGGAGATGACAGCCACGGGCGTTCGTTACGGCGACGTTACCGCACAGAAAATTATTTTCTGCGATGGGGTGGCTACGACGCAAAACCCCTGGTTCGATAAACTGACATTTTTGCCTAATAAGGGAGAAGTGCTGTGGGTGAGGGTCCCGGGGCTGCATACCGAAGATATCATCAAAAAAAGCATTACGCTGGTGCCCTACGGGCCGGAATTGTTCTGGGCCGGGTCTTCTTTTGTGTGGGACTATGACGACGACCTGCCCACAGGCAAACAACGGGAGGTGCTGGAGAAGGGGCTGCAGCAGCTGTTGAAAGTGCCTTACAGTGTGGAGTACCAGCTGGCGGCGGTGCGTCCTTCCGGTAATGACCGCCGGCCCATGATGGGGCTGCACCCGGAGAGGCCCGCCGTGGGGATCTTTAACGGATTGGGCACCAAAGGCTGTTCGCTGGCACCCTTTATGGCGGCTCATTTTACGGAAGTATTGGCTGGGAACGCCCTGCTGATGCCGGAAGTAGACATAAATAGATATTTTAACATCTCCGGGGGGTGA